The Toxotes jaculatrix isolate fToxJac2 chromosome 14, fToxJac2.pri, whole genome shotgun sequence genome window below encodes:
- the LOC121193353 gene encoding gastrotropin-like encodes MAFAGKWETETQEGYDEFCRLLGIPEDIIEKGRDYKLITEVTQDGDNFSWTQIYPTNAKVTNKFTVGKECDMETIGGKKFKATVHMEGGKLSVAFPNYHHTSEISGGKLVETSKAGSVVLKRTSKKI; translated from the exons ATGGCCTTTGCTGGAAAATGGGAAACTGAGACCCAGGAGGGATATGACGAGTTCTGCAGGCTGCTTG GTATCCCCGAAGACATCATTGAGAAGGGCCGTGACTACAAGCTGATCACAGAGGTCACTCAGGACGGAGATAACTTCTCCTGGACCCAGATCTACCCCACCAACGCCAAGGTCACCAACAAGTTCACCGTTGGCAAGGAGTGTGACATGGAGACCATTGGAGGAAAGAAATTCAAG GCCACAGTGCACATGGAGGGAGGCAAGCTGAGCGTGGCCTTCCCCAACTACCACCACACCTCTGAGATCAGCGGAGGCAAGCTTGTTGAG aCCTCCAAAGCCGGTTCTGTTGTGCTGAAGAGAACCAGCAAGAAGATCTAA